A genomic region of Hydrogenovibrio crunogenus contains the following coding sequences:
- the ftsY gene encoding signal recognition particle-docking protein FtsY gives MFSFLKRKDKSSETEVQKDSADVVSSETTTEKQPEALLETDALVEDAPSQSIEAKPAEPEKTARPGLFTRLKNSLSKTRKGFTENLASLVMGRKEIDDELLDELEMILLTADIGVEATDTIIQNLTDQVSRKELKEPEKLIQALKKQLESLLEPVTQPLVLPEKEGPFVILMVGVNGVGKTTTIGKLAKKFQNEGKSVMLAAGDTFRAAAVEQLQTWGERNQVPVVAQKTGADSAAVIFDAIQSATAKNVDVLIADTAGRLHTQSNLMEELKKVKRVIQKVDSSAPHEVMLVLDAGTGQNALSQAQQFYEAVEITGLTLTKLDGTAKGGIIFALAEKLGIPVRFIGVGEAIDDLRPFDANEFSEALFDQSNVG, from the coding sequence ATGTTTAGTTTTTTAAAACGTAAAGATAAATCATCTGAAACAGAAGTTCAAAAAGACTCAGCGGACGTTGTATCGTCTGAAACAACAACCGAAAAACAGCCCGAAGCGCTCCTTGAAACCGATGCACTTGTTGAAGATGCCCCCTCCCAATCAATTGAAGCAAAACCAGCAGAGCCAGAAAAAACCGCCAGGCCTGGGCTTTTTACCCGCCTAAAAAACAGCTTAAGCAAAACACGAAAAGGGTTTACCGAAAACCTCGCCAGCTTGGTCATGGGTCGCAAGGAAATCGATGATGAGTTACTGGACGAGTTGGAAATGATTCTATTAACCGCTGATATTGGGGTTGAAGCGACCGATACCATCATTCAAAACCTGACCGACCAAGTGTCTCGAAAAGAACTCAAAGAGCCGGAAAAACTCATTCAAGCACTGAAAAAACAACTTGAAAGCTTGCTTGAGCCTGTCACACAACCATTGGTGTTACCTGAAAAAGAAGGGCCTTTTGTAATTTTAATGGTGGGCGTCAACGGTGTTGGAAAAACCACCACCATTGGTAAACTGGCCAAGAAATTTCAAAATGAAGGCAAGTCTGTGATGCTGGCAGCTGGGGATACCTTCCGCGCCGCAGCAGTTGAACAACTGCAAACTTGGGGAGAGCGAAACCAGGTTCCCGTAGTCGCTCAAAAAACTGGCGCTGATTCAGCGGCTGTTATTTTTGATGCCATTCAATCCGCAACGGCTAAAAACGTTGATGTCTTAATCGCGGACACGGCAGGAAGACTTCACACCCAATCAAACCTGATGGAAGAACTGAAAAAGGTCAAACGAGTCATTCAGAAAGTAGACAGCTCGGCACCGCATGAAGTCATGCTGGTGCTGGATGCAGGAACAGGACAAAATGCATTGAGTCAGGCCCAACAGTTCTATGAAGCGGTTGAAATTACCGGGCTCACACTCACCAAGTTGGACGGTACGGCAAAAGGCGGCATTATTTTCGCACTTGCAGAAAAACTTGGCATTCCAGTACGTTTTATTGGCGTAGGAGAAGCCATTGATGACCTTCGTCCATTTGATGCGAACGAATTTTCTGAAGCGTTATTTGATCAGTCTAATGTCGGTTAA
- a CDS encoding CidA/LrgA family protein, producing MNFLHGITLLLIFQLIGETTAILFDLPVPGPVIGMILLFMVLLWRGRSSAPLDDVSNGLLSHLSLLFVPAGVGIMVYFDRIISEWLPIGLTLVFSTLATMIATAFVMLWAQKKFSQKEPNHD from the coding sequence ATGAACTTTTTGCATGGCATTACGTTACTGCTTATTTTCCAACTCATTGGTGAAACGACCGCTATCTTGTTTGACTTACCGGTTCCTGGGCCTGTTATTGGTATGATTCTGCTGTTTATGGTGTTGTTATGGCGGGGACGTTCCAGTGCGCCACTGGATGATGTCTCGAATGGACTGCTGAGCCACTTATCTTTATTGTTTGTGCCTGCCGGGGTTGGCATTATGGTCTATTTTGACCGGATCATCAGTGAATGGCTACCGATTGGGTTGACCTTGGTTTTTAGTACATTGGCGACGATGATTGCAACAGCTTTTGTGATGCTTTGGGCGCAAAAAAAGTTCTCCCAAAAGGAGCCGAATCATGACTGA
- a CDS encoding transporter substrate-binding domain-containing diguanylate cyclase, with protein sequence MVQKVLNTFLNGVWPEKKDMIFKRGMMGIIWLCIGWSVLLSSASYAESKDLPSSKLEKVTLQLKWLHQFQFAGYYAAQKEGYYQAEGLDVDIRQRDLHENNIQQVLDHKAQYGVSDSILLLYQAKKAPVVIVAPIFQHSPQVLFTLASSGLDSPYKLKNKKIALYQKDTDGFSVLAMLHEVGVFPTIERTIKSDTGMLVQNQVDAYSGYLTNEAYLFRENNIPISVINPINYGVDLYGDMLFTSQKEVSEHPERVEKMRRASLKGWQYAMKHKAEMARYIQSHYGVNKSFKHLMYEANAIEDAMSLSTTPIGTLDEGRLQFIANLFQRHGLINNKVNLKDGIYRSSQKTIEFTPEEKKWMNQHPVINLAIDRSYAPVEFVDEEGRFSGIAKDLFQVIQHKTGIQFKPATDLSWPEAVEKMKQKKLDVFSAVIETEARKEYVNFTVPYFKFPMAIATRENAPYIADSKQLKGKVICVVKDYASHAKLKRFYPDLSLLLVDNPKQGIEAVANGKAYGYVDNVAVIGHHIKNSGLANVKISGEMPFRADIAIAIRDDWPELHSIIQKVLQQISSETYADISNRWLQVSYQKQYNWQQMTIVLAPILLLLGVFAFFNRKLRQTQIKLQETNKQLSILSVTDHLTGVYNRQYLDQRLDSEVERVNRYGSTFSVIMMDLDNFKKVNDQFGHLVGDEVLVVFAQTVEKEIRKIDIFGRWGGEEFILICPETPLAHAIQLAKKVRKSIEDQEYPEKITQTVSLGVAEYQTDEVINDCLNRADQNLYKAKQLGRNQVCPAMKVE encoded by the coding sequence GTGGTACAAAAAGTTTTGAATACTTTTCTTAACGGGGTGTGGCCTGAAAAGAAAGACATGATTTTCAAACGTGGCATGATGGGAATCATATGGTTGTGTATTGGGTGGAGTGTTTTGTTGTCAAGCGCTTCATATGCAGAATCAAAAGACCTTCCTTCCTCCAAGCTAGAAAAAGTGACATTACAATTAAAGTGGCTTCACCAGTTTCAGTTTGCTGGTTATTATGCAGCACAGAAAGAAGGGTATTATCAAGCTGAAGGCTTGGACGTTGATATTCGGCAACGTGACCTACATGAAAATAATATTCAACAGGTGCTAGATCACAAAGCTCAGTATGGCGTCAGTGATTCCATTCTGCTGTTATACCAGGCTAAAAAAGCTCCGGTGGTGATTGTTGCCCCTATTTTTCAGCACTCTCCTCAAGTTTTATTTACGTTAGCCTCTTCAGGGCTGGACAGTCCTTATAAGCTTAAAAATAAAAAAATTGCTTTATACCAAAAAGATACGGATGGGTTTTCCGTGTTAGCCATGCTACATGAAGTGGGCGTTTTTCCGACCATTGAGCGAACAATCAAATCTGACACGGGAATGCTGGTACAAAACCAAGTCGATGCCTATTCGGGATATTTGACTAATGAAGCGTATTTATTTCGTGAAAATAACATTCCCATCAGTGTTATTAATCCGATCAATTATGGTGTTGATTTATATGGAGATATGCTTTTTACCAGTCAAAAAGAAGTTTCCGAGCACCCTGAACGGGTTGAAAAAATGCGAAGAGCCTCTTTGAAGGGGTGGCAATATGCCATGAAGCATAAGGCGGAAATGGCGCGTTATATTCAGTCGCACTATGGGGTCAATAAAAGTTTTAAGCATCTGATGTATGAAGCGAATGCGATTGAGGACGCGATGTCTTTAAGTACCACCCCCATCGGAACATTGGATGAAGGTCGATTGCAATTTATTGCCAACTTATTTCAAAGGCATGGCTTAATCAATAACAAGGTCAATTTGAAAGACGGCATTTATCGCTCTTCTCAGAAAACAATTGAATTTACACCCGAAGAAAAAAAATGGATGAATCAGCACCCTGTTATTAATTTAGCAATTGATCGTTCTTATGCTCCTGTTGAGTTTGTGGATGAAGAAGGGCGTTTTTCAGGGATTGCCAAAGACCTTTTTCAGGTCATTCAGCATAAAACGGGCATTCAATTTAAACCAGCAACGGATTTAAGTTGGCCTGAAGCGGTTGAAAAAATGAAACAGAAAAAACTGGATGTCTTTTCCGCGGTTATAGAGACGGAAGCAAGGAAAGAGTATGTTAACTTTACGGTGCCTTATTTTAAGTTTCCGATGGCAATCGCAACACGGGAAAATGCGCCCTATATTGCCGACTCGAAGCAGTTGAAAGGTAAAGTGATTTGTGTGGTCAAAGATTATGCCTCTCATGCAAAATTAAAGCGATTCTATCCTGATTTGTCTTTATTGTTGGTTGATAACCCTAAGCAAGGTATCGAAGCGGTTGCAAACGGTAAAGCGTACGGCTATGTTGATAATGTAGCTGTGATTGGGCATCACATCAAAAATAGTGGATTGGCAAATGTCAAAATATCGGGAGAAATGCCTTTCAGGGCTGATATTGCCATTGCGATCCGGGATGACTGGCCTGAACTACACAGTATTATTCAAAAAGTATTGCAGCAGATTTCATCGGAAACTTATGCTGATATTTCGAATAGATGGCTACAAGTCAGTTACCAAAAACAATATAACTGGCAACAAATGACGATTGTCTTAGCGCCAATTCTGTTGTTACTAGGGGTGTTTGCGTTTTTTAATCGTAAACTCAGACAGACGCAAATAAAGCTTCAAGAAACCAATAAGCAGCTTTCTATCTTATCAGTGACGGATCATTTAACCGGGGTGTATAATCGTCAGTATTTAGACCAGCGCCTGGACAGTGAAGTCGAACGAGTTAACCGCTATGGTTCAACTTTCAGTGTCATTATGATGGATCTGGATAATTTTAAAAAAGTGAACGATCAGTTTGGTCATCTGGTAGGGGATGAGGTGCTGGTCGTGTTTGCGCAAACGGTTGAAAAAGAAATCCGTAAAATCGATATCTTTGGGCGCTGGGGAGGTGAAGAGTTCATTTTAATTTGCCCTGAAACGCCTTTGGCTCATGCAATTCAACTGGCTAAGAAAGTCAGAAAATCCATTGAAGATCAGGAATATCCTGAAAAGATTACGCAAACTGTGAGTCTGGGGGTGGCCGAATACCAGACAGATGAAGTGATCAATGACTGCTTGAACCGAGCGGACCAAAACTTATACAAAGCCAAGCAACTGGGTCGAAACCAAGTTTGCCCGGCAATGAAGGTTGAATGA
- a CDS encoding sll1863 family stress response protein translates to MKWNKSTLAASILVTLITMINMPLATAANDDASFDAVKKESKELMQSLKSYSAKQKDEAIQATQKALNKIDARIDRLEEDVRKNWNEMDAATQKQTEESLKALRQQRNKVSEWYGSLKNSSAESWDQMKKGFSEAYQAVNQAWKKSVEAFQSED, encoded by the coding sequence ATGAAATGGAATAAAAGCACGCTAGCTGCCTCTATCCTAGTGACACTCATCACTATGATAAACATGCCATTGGCTACGGCAGCAAATGATGACGCCTCTTTCGATGCCGTTAAAAAAGAATCGAAAGAGCTGATGCAATCACTCAAGTCTTACTCTGCGAAGCAAAAAGATGAAGCCATTCAAGCGACTCAAAAGGCATTAAATAAGATTGACGCTCGTATTGACCGCTTGGAAGAAGACGTCCGAAAAAACTGGAATGAGATGGATGCGGCTACACAAAAACAAACCGAGGAAAGCCTCAAAGCACTCCGACAACAGCGTAACAAAGTCTCGGAGTGGTATGGTAGCCTTAAAAACAGCTCTGCTGAAAGCTGGGATCAGATGAAAAAAGGCTTTTCTGAAGCTTATCAAGCTGTTAATCAAGCTTGGAAAAAGTCAGTTGAAGCTTTCCAGTCTGAAGATTAA
- a CDS encoding M16 family metallopeptidase, whose product MMMRIGLLGLILIFSYPAQATVSKFQLDNGMKILVKEDHRAPVAVQQVWYRVGSNYEYGGISGLSHMLEHMMFKGTQKLEPGEFSKIVSKLGGQDNAFTSSDYTAYYQVVGKQHLEKVMELEADRMRNVVITEAEFQKERDVVTEERRWRTEDQPESKLYELFKATAFVNSPQHHPVIGWMTDIRHWTLQDVRHWYQKWYAPNNATLVVVGDVDPQQVYQWAQKYYGVHQAEQITSPKPRTEIEQAGERRIQLKGPTKSPSLMMGFHVPSLVTADNPAEVYALSVLGSVLDGDDSARLTKDLVRGSKVVAGASTSYDETSRLETLFRFDATPSKGKTLQEVEAALWKEIDKLKSTPVSHKELERVLAHAEAQYVFHQDSIQTQAMILGSLVSVGLPTDTYENWIENLRKVTPEQVQKVAQKYLKRDAVTVATLLPNGEEAKPASGQMMHGGIR is encoded by the coding sequence ATGATGATGCGAATCGGTTTATTAGGACTGATTTTAATTTTTTCTTATCCGGCTCAAGCGACAGTTTCAAAGTTTCAGCTTGATAATGGCATGAAAATTTTGGTGAAAGAAGACCATCGTGCCCCTGTGGCGGTTCAACAGGTTTGGTATAGAGTTGGGTCAAACTATGAATATGGCGGTATTTCAGGACTTTCTCACATGCTTGAGCATATGATGTTTAAAGGCACTCAAAAGCTTGAGCCGGGGGAATTTTCTAAAATAGTGTCGAAATTAGGCGGGCAAGATAATGCCTTTACTTCGTCTGATTACACGGCTTACTATCAGGTGGTTGGTAAACAGCATTTGGAAAAAGTCATGGAGTTGGAAGCGGACCGGATGCGAAATGTCGTGATCACAGAGGCAGAATTTCAAAAAGAAAGAGACGTGGTGACCGAGGAACGTCGATGGCGGACAGAAGATCAACCTGAATCCAAATTGTATGAACTGTTTAAAGCGACAGCGTTTGTGAACAGCCCTCAGCATCATCCTGTCATCGGTTGGATGACGGATATTCGGCATTGGACATTGCAAGATGTGCGTCATTGGTATCAAAAATGGTATGCGCCGAATAATGCGACGTTAGTGGTGGTTGGTGATGTGGATCCGCAGCAGGTTTATCAATGGGCTCAGAAGTATTATGGGGTTCATCAAGCAGAGCAAATAACATCCCCTAAGCCCCGTACTGAAATAGAACAGGCTGGGGAACGCCGTATACAACTAAAAGGCCCGACAAAATCACCGAGTTTGATGATGGGGTTCCATGTGCCCTCTTTGGTCACGGCTGACAACCCAGCAGAGGTGTATGCATTATCTGTGTTAGGCAGTGTGTTGGATGGTGATGACAGCGCGCGATTGACCAAGGATTTGGTGCGTGGCTCAAAAGTTGTGGCTGGTGCATCGACCAGTTATGACGAAACCAGTCGTTTAGAAACGTTATTTCGTTTTGATGCGACGCCTTCAAAAGGTAAAACCTTACAAGAAGTTGAAGCAGCATTATGGAAAGAAATTGATAAACTCAAGTCGACACCGGTTTCTCACAAAGAGCTAGAGCGTGTGTTGGCTCATGCAGAAGCACAATACGTTTTTCATCAAGATTCGATTCAGACGCAAGCGATGATTTTAGGGTCTTTGGTTAGCGTCGGGTTGCCCACAGATACTTATGAAAACTGGATTGAAAACCTGAGAAAGGTTACGCCGGAACAGGTTCAGAAAGTGGCACAAAAATATTTAAAACGGGATGCGGTGACGGTTGCGACGTTATTGCCGAATGGTGAAGAAGCCAAACCCGCTTCAGGTCAAATGATGCACGGAGGGATTCGATAA
- a CDS encoding HPP family protein, giving the protein MNVKKRHAFKAFWGLNASQASHHEKLVSALGGFLSILLILLVSRSFLELSASVALVASMGASAVLLFAVPHGPLSQPWPLLGGNLISAFIGVTCAQLIDPPILAASTAVGLAILAMYYFKCIHPPGGATALTAAIGGESIHALGYQFVITPVLLNVLCILMIAIIFNAFFHWRRYPAALQHSTYSPPDTPSNENLSHEDFIHALKEIDSFVDINEHDLKRIFELANLNANATHLDPDDIQLGEVYSNGKLGKNWSMRQVIDESRSDNPAKDYVIFKQIAGQEKKTSDCITRAEFARWAQYPMIKENGLWHRKSAPNQSTSGAE; this is encoded by the coding sequence AAAACTGGTTTCAGCACTAGGGGGCTTTCTTTCTATTCTGTTGATTCTGCTTGTCAGCAGGTCTTTTTTAGAGTTGTCGGCTAGTGTCGCTTTAGTCGCTTCCATGGGGGCATCAGCGGTTCTTTTATTTGCCGTTCCTCACGGCCCTTTGTCTCAACCCTGGCCGTTACTGGGAGGAAACTTGATCTCCGCTTTCATCGGGGTGACGTGTGCGCAGTTAATCGACCCGCCGATTCTGGCGGCCAGTACAGCGGTCGGGCTAGCTATTTTGGCGATGTATTATTTTAAATGTATTCACCCCCCCGGTGGCGCAACCGCTTTAACTGCTGCTATTGGCGGTGAAAGTATTCATGCATTAGGCTATCAATTTGTCATCACCCCTGTGCTGTTGAATGTACTGTGCATCTTGATGATTGCCATTATATTCAATGCCTTCTTCCACTGGCGTCGTTACCCTGCTGCTTTGCAACATAGCACTTACTCACCCCCCGATACCCCCTCAAATGAAAACCTGTCGCATGAAGACTTCATTCACGCCCTGAAAGAAATTGATTCGTTCGTCGACATTAATGAACACGATTTAAAACGCATTTTTGAATTGGCGAATCTCAATGCCAATGCCACCCATCTTGACCCTGACGATATTCAGCTCGGTGAAGTTTACAGTAACGGAAAGCTGGGGAAAAACTGGTCGATGCGACAGGTGATTGACGAATCCAGAAGTGATAACCCTGCAAAAGATTATGTTATTTTTAAACAGATTGCCGGGCAGGAAAAAAAGACCTCTGACTGCATCACGCGAGCGGAATTTGCGCGCTGGGCGCAATACCCCATGATTAAAGAAAATGGTTTATGGCATCGAAAGAGCGCACCAAATCAATCAACCAGCGGTGCGGAGTAA
- the coaD gene encoding pantetheine-phosphate adenylyltransferase has product MSITAVYPGTFDPITCGHFDLIERAARFYDRLVIAVADNRNKTSLFSLEKRVALAKEVTAGMPNVEVIGFSGLLVDFVKKIDGNVLLRGLRAVSDFEYEFQLASMNRKLAPEVETMFMTPAEQYAFISSSLVREISALGGDVSEFVHPVVAKALNEKQL; this is encoded by the coding sequence ATGTCAATCACTGCAGTTTATCCCGGCACATTTGATCCAATTACCTGTGGGCACTTTGACCTGATTGAACGAGCTGCCCGATTCTATGATCGTTTGGTGATTGCCGTTGCGGATAACCGAAATAAGACTTCGTTGTTTTCACTGGAGAAACGAGTGGCATTGGCGAAAGAAGTCACGGCTGGCATGCCAAATGTTGAAGTAATCGGTTTCAGTGGTCTGTTGGTTGACTTTGTGAAAAAAATTGATGGTAACGTGCTTTTGCGTGGACTAAGAGCGGTGTCTGATTTTGAGTACGAATTTCAGTTGGCTTCAATGAACCGCAAGTTGGCACCGGAGGTCGAAACCATGTTTATGACGCCGGCGGAACAGTATGCTTTTATCTCTTCCAGTTTGGTTAGAGAAATTTCTGCACTGGGTGGGGATGTTTCCGAGTTTGTGCATCCGGTGGTTGCAAAGGCGCTGAATGAGAAACAACTTTGA
- a CDS encoding encapsulin-associated ferritin-like protein — protein MSSSEYHEPVNELSHETRDMHRALMSIMEEFEAIDWYNQRIETCKDEELKSILIHNRDEEKEHASMMLEWVRRKDKALDQQMKDYLFTDKPITDKG, from the coding sequence ATGTCAAGTTCAGAATACCATGAACCCGTCAATGAATTATCACATGAAACGCGTGACATGCATCGTGCACTAATGTCCATCATGGAAGAATTCGAAGCCATCGATTGGTACAACCAGCGTATTGAAACCTGCAAGGATGAAGAACTCAAATCCATCTTAATTCATAACCGTGATGAAGAAAAAGAGCATGCATCGATGATGCTGGAGTGGGTGCGTCGCAAAGACAAGGCGCTTGACCAACAAATGAAAGACTATCTCTTTACAGACAAACCGATTACCGATAAAGGATAA
- a CDS encoding LrgB family protein, whose amino-acid sequence MTENQLSHLWVYLSASPLMGLTMTLVAYTLALKLYEKSGKNALLHPVVVAIALLILFLSLSEMSYEDYFEGGQFIHFLLGPATVALAVPLYKQFSKLKQTWFPVSLALFSGVVIGAISSIVIARASGASLETLLSLAPKSVTVPIAMGISEKIGGLPSLTAVLVVVTGILGAIMGIKLFQLLKIKEDSVKGIAMGVTAHGIGTARSFQESSEMGAFSGLAMALSAVLTALILPYLVTFLHWLELF is encoded by the coding sequence ATGACTGAAAACCAGTTAAGTCACTTATGGGTTTATCTGTCGGCGTCTCCTTTGATGGGATTGACGATGACCTTGGTTGCATACACTTTGGCGTTGAAGTTGTATGAGAAGAGCGGTAAAAATGCATTATTACATCCTGTCGTGGTTGCCATTGCCTTATTGATTTTATTTTTATCGCTGTCAGAGATGTCTTATGAAGATTATTTTGAAGGTGGACAGTTCATTCACTTTCTACTTGGTCCTGCAACGGTCGCCTTGGCGGTTCCGCTTTATAAGCAATTCAGTAAACTGAAACAGACCTGGTTTCCAGTCAGTTTAGCCTTGTTCTCAGGCGTTGTTATTGGCGCCATCAGTTCCATTGTGATTGCTCGGGCTTCGGGGGCCAGTTTGGAAACTTTGTTGTCTTTAGCCCCCAAGTCTGTGACGGTGCCTATCGCAATGGGGATTTCAGAGAAAATTGGAGGCTTGCCTTCTTTAACCGCCGTTTTGGTGGTGGTCACTGGAATTTTGGGCGCTATTATGGGCATTAAGCTATTTCAACTCCTCAAAATAAAAGAGGACAGCGTGAAAGGGATTGCAATGGGAGTGACCGCACATGGTATCGGGACAGCTCGTTCGTTTCAGGAAAGTTCTGAAATGGGGGCTTTTTCAGGGTTGGCTATGGCCTTGTCAGCGGTTTTAACAGCCCTAATATTGCCCTACTTAGTGACGTTTTTACATTGGCTGGAACTTTTTTAA
- a CDS encoding M16 family metallopeptidase gives MERLVVKWMLLITALLFSVQALANVNIQTWQTQKGSKVLYVHAPELPMVDVEVLFDAGSARDGDNWGIASMTAGLVGTATPKHSENSISETFNELGAQIGSSAGRDTASLHLRALTRPNILTPALDLMSEVISQSIFRPSILAREKARLLIGLKQKTVQPQAIVSDAMWAKLYGDHPYAHPTAGTIKTVQSLTPQQITDFYHKYYVARNAQVTIVGAVDRAQAEKIAEQLTRNLPSGNKPKALPEPKPLSQPHTILTRFDSSQTYYALAQIGVKRGDPDYYALFLGNHLLGGSGFGSLLMEEVREKRGLVYGVSSGFYPMKVAGPFQIGLSTKNASAAKADKVVKQTLSDFMEDFSDKKLAAIKSNLIGGFPLRIDSNSKIAGYISMIGFYNLPLDYLEQFPKKIESISKADILKAWNERIHPDKLLTVMVGQPQSK, from the coding sequence ATGGAACGTCTGGTTGTTAAATGGATGTTGTTGATAACTGCCTTATTGTTTTCAGTGCAGGCGTTGGCGAATGTCAATATTCAAACATGGCAAACCCAAAAAGGCAGTAAGGTGCTTTATGTTCATGCGCCTGAATTGCCGATGGTGGATGTTGAAGTGTTGTTTGATGCGGGATCTGCCAGAGATGGAGATAATTGGGGGATAGCTTCAATGACTGCGGGACTGGTTGGTACCGCGACGCCTAAACATTCTGAAAACAGTATTTCTGAGACCTTTAATGAGCTGGGAGCTCAGATAGGATCGTCCGCAGGCCGTGATACAGCCAGTCTTCATTTAAGAGCGCTGACACGACCCAATATATTGACTCCAGCGCTGGATTTGATGTCTGAAGTCATCAGTCAGTCCATTTTCAGGCCGTCTATTCTGGCAAGAGAGAAAGCGCGTCTGTTGATTGGCTTAAAGCAAAAAACTGTTCAGCCGCAAGCGATTGTATCCGATGCGATGTGGGCAAAGCTGTATGGTGATCATCCCTATGCTCACCCAACGGCTGGCACCATCAAGACGGTTCAAAGCCTTACCCCGCAACAGATAACAGATTTTTATCACAAGTATTATGTAGCGCGTAATGCACAAGTGACCATTGTCGGAGCGGTTGACCGTGCTCAAGCAGAAAAAATAGCCGAACAGCTAACACGCAATCTGCCATCAGGAAATAAACCTAAAGCCCTACCAGAACCGAAACCTTTAAGTCAGCCACACACTATTTTGACACGTTTTGATTCGTCGCAAACTTATTATGCGTTGGCTCAAATAGGGGTTAAGCGTGGTGATCCGGACTATTATGCTTTGTTTCTAGGGAATCATTTGCTGGGCGGAAGCGGATTCGGTTCTTTGTTAATGGAAGAAGTACGTGAAAAACGAGGGTTGGTCTATGGCGTTTCCAGCGGTTTTTATCCAATGAAAGTCGCCGGCCCTTTCCAAATTGGACTGTCTACCAAAAACGCATCTGCAGCCAAGGCCGACAAAGTGGTTAAGCAAACCTTATCAGACTTTATGGAAGACTTTTCCGATAAGAAGCTCGCTGCAATCAAAAGCAATTTGATTGGTGGATTCCCGCTAAGGATTGATAGTAATTCAAAAATTGCCGGATACATTTCGATGATTGGGTTTTATAACTTGCCTTTAGACTATTTAGAACAGTTTCCTAAGAAAATAGAATCGATTTCTAAAGCAGATATATTGAAAGCTTGGAACGAAAGAATTCATCCTGATAAATTGTTAACTGTGATGGTGGGACAACCTCAATCAAAATAG
- the rsmD gene encoding 16S rRNA (guanine(966)-N(2))-methyltransferase RsmD — protein sequence MKKRVERKSGRKHSSNQTGGSLRIIGGDFRGRKLPVLSAEGLRPTSDRVRETLFNWLQFDIAGADCLDVFAGTGALGLEALSRGANSVFFLELNKHNAQQIQQNLITLKVSDADVIHGDSLQWLQQAPPKVFDVIFLDPPFHQGLMQPAVELLFQNHYIKTDQAWLYLEQEKALDWPKLPEGWGCYREKTTSEVRYGIFKYTGSDA from the coding sequence ATGAAAAAGCGAGTTGAAAGAAAATCAGGGCGAAAACATTCTTCTAATCAGACAGGCGGGAGTCTGCGTATTATTGGCGGTGATTTTCGGGGGCGCAAACTGCCCGTTTTGTCGGCTGAAGGCCTTCGACCAACGTCTGACCGTGTGCGTGAAACATTATTTAATTGGCTTCAATTTGATATCGCAGGTGCGGATTGCTTGGACGTATTTGCAGGCACAGGTGCCTTAGGCTTGGAGGCATTGTCTCGTGGTGCAAACTCGGTCTTTTTTTTAGAGCTGAACAAGCATAATGCTCAACAAATTCAGCAAAATTTAATCACCCTAAAGGTGTCTGATGCCGACGTGATTCATGGAGATAGCTTGCAATGGTTGCAGCAAGCACCGCCTAAAGTATTTGATGTGATTTTTCTGGATCCTCCTTTTCATCAAGGATTAATGCAACCTGCGGTAGAACTTCTTTTTCAAAATCACTATATAAAAACCGACCAGGCCTGGCTATATTTGGAACAAGAAAAAGCGCTGGATTGGCCTAAATTGCCTGAGGGGTGGGGGTGTTATCGAGAGAAAACCACCTCTGAAGTTAGATATGGGATATTTAAGTATACGGGTTCTGATGCATAA
- a CDS encoding sll1863 family stress response protein, with product MSTSNKQAYQEKLQAQLDEWSADIDKLKAKARQADADAQLDYNQEIETLKAYQAQANAKLSELKSASDDAWQDLKGGTEEAWKTLQTAIKSAADRF from the coding sequence ATGAGTACGAGTAACAAACAAGCCTATCAGGAAAAACTTCAAGCCCAGCTTGACGAATGGTCCGCTGATATCGACAAGTTAAAGGCCAAAGCACGTCAAGCAGATGCCGATGCGCAACTGGACTACAATCAAGAAATTGAAACCTTAAAAGCATACCAGGCACAAGCCAATGCCAAATTGTCTGAGCTCAAATCAGCCAGTGATGATGCATGGCAGGACTTAAAAGGCGGAACGGAAGAAGCCTGGAAAACCCTTCAAACCGCAATCAAATCTGCAGCAGATCGCTTCTAG